Proteins from a single region of Longimicrobiales bacterium:
- a CDS encoding polysaccharide biosynthesis/export family protein gives MKRLMILAAMAAMTWTPPLAAQAPQGGQLLRSGDVIRLNIWREPDMSGEYVIDEAGSVIFPRVGEYFVLEEDNASLEAKLLADYLQYLRNPSIEVTVLRRVSIIGAVNDPGQKLVDPTVTIADALAMAGGATTLGDQNKIRIIRDGVMVEAELSVDTRLTDSTIRSGDQIFVPERPWLSRNTGVVATGISASVALIIALFIR, from the coding sequence GTGAAACGTTTGATGATTCTGGCCGCCATGGCGGCAATGACGTGGACTCCCCCGCTTGCGGCTCAGGCGCCTCAGGGAGGACAACTTCTTCGATCGGGTGATGTCATCCGTCTCAACATCTGGCGAGAACCGGATATGTCGGGTGAGTACGTCATTGATGAGGCGGGCTCCGTCATTTTCCCCCGGGTGGGTGAATACTTCGTCCTTGAGGAGGACAATGCCTCGCTGGAGGCAAAGCTCCTCGCTGACTATCTGCAATATCTCCGGAATCCGTCGATCGAGGTGACCGTGCTTCGCAGGGTGAGCATCATTGGTGCGGTGAATGATCCAGGTCAAAAGTTGGTCGACCCGACCGTCACAATTGCCGACGCCCTCGCCATGGCGGGGGGTGCAACCACTCTCGGTGATCAGAACAAGATTCGTATCATCCGCGACGGCGTCATGGTCGAGGCCGAGCTGTCCGTGGACACGCGCCTTACAGACTCCACGATCCGGTCCGGAGATCAGATCTTCGTTCCTGAACGTCCTTGGCTCAGTAGAAACACCGGAGTGGTCGCCACGGGAATCAGCGCCTCCGTGGCTCTGATCATCGCCCTCTTCATTCGCTAG
- a CDS encoding polysaccharide biosynthesis tyrosine autokinase, producing MEQKPTTPNVAHPDDPIHLRDTWNLLIRNWLVISASLILCVGASVAYTLYVVPVYESVTTIQIEEEQSNIPVLDILQTISKGSQVETEMEVVRSRTLTEGVVDSLGLQVQLEAPRGVARALLLGAIYVERWAPEGLYVLDRQPDGSYSITEQETQARVGTASVGAAAAVPGATFTLRDPASEHEQIIIDVAPFELAVQSLRHTLAVVRPNREAAIITVRYESTDTQLVHQIPNALASRYISDGRLVRKAEATSTVTFLEDQIDTLSIQLRQSEEALTGFREVEQVVSLQAEADAQVTNMSRLQADRNQIEAERDALQTMVAAVDLEAALADPADPSPYTKLISFPTLFRNQAASEMLRSLNAAVNERSGLLQRRTLQDPDVMNMTGRIQDIETQLRNTAITYLQGLENQVDGYDAMLEQFGADLERIPETEVQLMRLEREKNVLEEIYTLLQQRLQEARILEAVQDVSVRVVDLAILPPEPVTPRKALNLLLGLILGGIFGVGIAFTREYMDETVHTREDIQAATGGAPILGMIPRIRQAGLNGKSSTSAMSTIGGVGELGARLVAGRDPRNPVSEAYRSLRTNLTFSNPDKPPKIIVFTSPLPQDGKSTTAANLAITLTQQGIKTLLIDADLRRGLLHGVFGVNRDPGLTNVLAGGAAISEAIQEIDLQESGKLDFMSSGPYPPNPAEILGSQRMKSLLEALDERYDLVLIDSAPLTVVTDAAVLGTKADGVVLVARANVTEKGALTYAAEQLLNVRAPILGCVLNDVDYRRDSRYYSTYGKYGYYHHYYYGDDGDKKKKKKA from the coding sequence ATGGAACAAAAGCCCACGACGCCGAACGTCGCGCATCCAGACGACCCGATCCACCTTCGTGACACCTGGAACCTCCTCATACGCAACTGGCTCGTCATTTCCGCGAGCCTGATTCTCTGCGTAGGGGCTTCAGTCGCTTACACACTTTACGTCGTCCCGGTCTACGAGTCGGTCACCACGATTCAGATCGAGGAAGAGCAGTCCAACATTCCGGTGCTGGACATCCTTCAGACCATTTCGAAGGGGAGTCAGGTCGAGACTGAGATGGAGGTGGTTCGCAGCCGTACGCTCACCGAAGGAGTGGTGGACTCGCTTGGACTTCAGGTCCAGTTGGAGGCACCCCGCGGAGTGGCGCGGGCCCTGCTCCTGGGTGCGATCTATGTCGAACGATGGGCCCCGGAAGGACTCTACGTACTCGACCGGCAGCCTGACGGCAGCTACTCGATTACCGAGCAGGAGACCCAGGCACGCGTCGGGACAGCCTCAGTCGGCGCCGCAGCGGCCGTGCCCGGGGCGACGTTTACTCTGCGCGACCCCGCGAGTGAGCACGAGCAGATCATCATTGACGTTGCACCGTTCGAGCTGGCCGTTCAGAGCCTGCGGCACACCCTCGCAGTCGTCCGTCCCAACCGCGAAGCCGCGATCATCACCGTCCGGTATGAATCGACCGATACCCAGCTGGTTCATCAAATACCGAACGCCCTGGCCAGTCGCTACATCTCGGATGGCCGACTTGTGCGCAAAGCGGAAGCGACAAGCACGGTGACCTTCCTCGAAGATCAGATCGACACCTTGTCGATTCAGCTTCGCCAGTCCGAAGAAGCCCTGACAGGGTTCCGCGAAGTCGAGCAGGTCGTAAGCCTCCAAGCCGAAGCGGACGCCCAAGTCACCAACATGTCTCGGCTCCAAGCCGATCGGAATCAGATCGAGGCAGAGCGTGATGCGCTTCAAACCATGGTCGCCGCAGTGGACCTGGAAGCGGCACTCGCAGATCCGGCCGATCCGTCCCCGTATACGAAGCTCATCTCGTTCCCGACGCTGTTCAGGAATCAAGCTGCCTCCGAAATGCTCCGAAGCCTGAACGCCGCCGTGAACGAGCGGTCGGGTCTCCTCCAGCGTCGTACGCTCCAGGACCCGGACGTCATGAACATGACGGGCCGAATCCAGGACATCGAAACCCAGCTCCGCAACACCGCGATCACGTACCTGCAGGGCCTCGAGAATCAGGTCGACGGATACGACGCGATGCTCGAGCAATTTGGTGCGGATCTCGAGAGGATTCCGGAGACCGAGGTTCAGCTGATGCGCCTTGAGCGAGAAAAGAACGTCCTGGAAGAGATCTACACGCTTCTGCAACAGCGTCTCCAAGAAGCACGCATCCTGGAAGCCGTGCAGGACGTAAGCGTCCGAGTCGTCGATCTCGCGATCCTACCGCCTGAGCCGGTAACCCCCCGCAAGGCACTCAATCTGCTTCTCGGGTTAATTCTTGGCGGGATATTTGGAGTCGGCATCGCCTTCACGCGTGAGTACATGGACGAGACCGTCCATACGCGCGAAGACATCCAAGCGGCCACCGGCGGCGCACCCATCCTCGGCATGATCCCCCGCATCCGGCAGGCAGGGTTAAACGGCAAGAGCAGCACGAGCGCCATGTCCACGATTGGTGGCGTCGGCGAACTGGGTGCGCGGCTCGTCGCCGGTCGCGATCCTCGGAACCCGGTTTCCGAAGCGTACAGGAGTCTTCGGACCAACCTGACGTTCTCGAACCCGGACAAGCCGCCCAAGATCATCGTCTTTACGAGTCCGCTCCCACAAGATGGTAAGTCGACGACTGCGGCGAACCTTGCCATCACGCTCACGCAGCAGGGCATCAAGACACTGTTGATCGATGCCGACCTTCGCCGGGGGCTCCTGCATGGTGTCTTCGGCGTGAACCGTGACCCTGGCCTGACGAATGTGTTGGCCGGCGGTGCGGCGATCTCCGAGGCGATCCAAGAGATCGACCTGCAGGAGAGTGGTAAACTCGACTTCATGTCTTCGGGTCCGTATCCGCCCAACCCGGCTGAGATCTTGGGTTCGCAGCGCATGAAGTCTCTGCTCGAAGCGCTCGATGAACGCTACGATCTCGTGCTCATCGACTCAGCCCCGCTCACCGTGGTGACGGACGCGGCAGTATTGGGAACGAAAGCGGACGGAGTGGTCCTGGTGGCCCGTGCGAACGTCACCGAGAAGGGCGCCCTGACGTATGCGGCCGAGCAGCTGCTCAACGTGCGTGCCCCGATCCTGGGCTGTGTCCTCAACGACGTGGACTATCGCCGGGACTCCCGGTACTACAGCACGTACGGGAAGTACGGGTACTACCACCACTACTACTACGGTGACGACGGCGACAAGAAGAAGAAGAAGAAGGCTTAA
- a CDS encoding glycosyltransferase, with product MRSDPQLRVSLVHEWLINWGGSESVLLALCRMFPQAPIFTAYNAPDERTQAAFSGKDIRSSALGVLPLAGRTYRLSLPLMPWAFRRMDLGPVDLVVSSSHAFAKAVSVPQGALHLCYCHTPPRYLWDLYEEYNRGIAGRLRGPVLRRLRKVDSAAARGVHAFVANSHFVAERIRTTYGREARVVYPPVDVDLFQPRVRERTHFLAGGRMVRYKRLDVAIGAANKAGAPLVVFGDGPDRARLEALAGPTVRFVGRVSGEELQELIGASWALLFPGIEDFGILPVEVQAAGRPVIAFGQGGACETVLHNETGVLYEDPSEEGLAREIRSFEPSAFDPPRCRANAMRFAPAMFESGIRDSLEAAFAAHVKR from the coding sequence GTGAGGAGTGACCCACAGCTGAGAGTCTCCTTGGTTCACGAGTGGCTGATCAACTGGGGAGGATCGGAGAGCGTTCTGCTGGCGTTGTGTAGGATGTTCCCCCAGGCACCCATCTTTACCGCGTACAATGCGCCTGACGAGCGCACCCAGGCGGCGTTTTCCGGGAAGGACATTCGCTCTAGCGCGCTAGGCGTTCTACCGCTTGCGGGCCGGACGTATCGCCTGTCTCTGCCGCTCATGCCGTGGGCTTTTCGCCGAATGGACTTGGGACCGGTAGATCTCGTGGTGTCGAGCAGTCACGCTTTTGCGAAGGCTGTGTCAGTACCGCAGGGGGCGCTTCATCTGTGCTACTGTCACACCCCCCCGCGCTACCTGTGGGACCTCTACGAGGAGTACAACCGCGGGATCGCGGGGAGGCTTCGGGGACCTGTGCTGAGGAGACTCCGCAAGGTGGATTCTGCGGCCGCGAGAGGAGTGCACGCATTCGTTGCGAACTCTCATTTCGTCGCAGAACGGATACGGACGACGTACGGGAGGGAAGCACGTGTCGTCTATCCGCCCGTCGACGTTGACCTCTTCCAGCCACGAGTTAGAGAGAGGACACATTTCTTGGCTGGGGGGCGGATGGTGCGGTACAAACGCCTCGACGTCGCGATTGGGGCCGCGAACAAAGCTGGTGCGCCCTTGGTCGTCTTCGGTGACGGCCCGGACCGAGCGCGACTAGAGGCGCTCGCGGGGCCTACGGTTCGCTTTGTAGGCCGGGTTTCAGGGGAGGAGCTCCAAGAGCTGATCGGAGCGAGTTGGGCTCTGTTGTTCCCCGGTATAGAAGACTTCGGGATTCTGCCTGTCGAGGTGCAAGCCGCCGGACGCCCGGTGATCGCGTTTGGGCAGGGGGGAGCCTGCGAGACAGTGCTTCACAACGAAACTGGCGTGCTCTATGAAGACCCCTCGGAAGAAGGGTTAGCCCGCGAGATTCGTAGCTTCGAGCCGTCCGCCTTTGATCCGCCCCGGTGTCGCGCGAACGCAATGCGTTTCGCACCGGCGATGTTTGAATCGGGCATTCGCGACTCGCTCGAGGCTGCTTTCGCTGCGCACGTTAAGCGTTAA
- a CDS encoding sugar transferase, translated as MKRVFDVAVASLLLLAVAPILAACAVAVRLTSRGPAIFGHQRYGRGGTTFTCLKLRTMVAHAEAWLAEDEDLRALHRQNDFKLPVAEDPRVTRIGRFLRVSHIDELPQLINVLRGEMSLVGPRPVVEEELEWYGDRVGDFLAVRPGIFGLWTAQGHKRVEYPARASAELAYVDNSSLVGDLGILLRHVPVVLRGQGEE; from the coding sequence TTGAAACGCGTCTTCGATGTAGCCGTTGCCTCGCTGCTCCTTCTTGCCGTCGCCCCCATCCTGGCGGCGTGTGCGGTGGCCGTGCGGCTCACCTCGCGAGGGCCGGCGATCTTCGGACATCAACGCTATGGGCGTGGGGGCACGACCTTCACCTGTCTGAAGCTCCGGACCATGGTTGCGCATGCAGAGGCGTGGTTGGCGGAAGATGAAGACCTTCGTGCTCTCCACAGGCAGAATGATTTCAAGCTGCCCGTGGCCGAAGACCCGCGGGTTACCCGGATTGGTCGCTTCCTACGCGTCAGCCACATTGATGAGCTCCCACAGCTCATCAACGTACTCAGGGGAGAGATGTCGCTGGTCGGTCCCCGCCCTGTGGTTGAAGAGGAGTTGGAATGGTATGGGGATCGAGTCGGAGATTTTCTGGCGGTGCGCCCCGGTATCTTCGGGTTGTGGACCGCGCAGGGGCACAAAAGAGTCGAGTATCCCGCTCGTGCCTCGGCCGAACTCGCGTACGTGGACAATTCGTCCCTTGTTGGCGACCTCGGGATTCTGCTCCGGCATGTGCCGGTCGTACTCAGAGGCCAGGGTGAGGAGTGA